In one Ornithinimicrobium pratense genomic region, the following are encoded:
- a CDS encoding Na+/H+ antiporter NhaC family protein produces MVDDYPLLTILPPVLAIGLALLTRRVLISLGTGVVVSALLVAGWNPLETLRLVWDAFAVIFWEDGALNTFYVYILIFTLLLGIIAAFIMMSGGTQAFSDWAVRRIRTRRGAKVLPAVLGVVMFIDDYFNALAVGQVSRPVTDKHHVSRAKLAYIVDSTSAPVAVLAPFSSWGATIIGIMAPLLAASTLTHSHVMAFLGAAAMNYYAIVAVLMVWATVLLHIEIGPMRVEERRAIAEGRTYNPKETIPGELSENLPVHHPGAKRALVIPFALLVAGVIGGIVWTGWRESGTLEVLEILADTDVSTALLWGGGLGLVAALYYYLRYTGADPRFSLGTLSQGFWEGIKSMLPAVSILLLAWMLGDLIDQLGTGKYLGSLVEAAAIGPTWLIPLMFLIAGAMAFSTGTSWGSFGLLLPIAGQIMANVQGGDELLLASFGAVLAGAVLGDHCSPISDTTILSSTGSGANVITHVTTQLPYALVSGAMALLGYVVYALTGHGVLGLLTSIAGLAAFAVIAKVTMTPLEHEIPEDERAAHT; encoded by the coding sequence ATGGTCGACGACTATCCACTGCTGACGATCCTGCCGCCGGTGCTGGCCATCGGGTTGGCGCTGCTCACCCGGCGGGTGCTGATCAGCCTGGGGACCGGCGTTGTCGTCAGCGCCCTGCTGGTCGCGGGGTGGAACCCCCTGGAGACGCTGCGGCTGGTCTGGGACGCGTTCGCCGTCATCTTCTGGGAGGACGGCGCGCTCAACACCTTCTACGTCTACATCCTCATCTTTACCCTCCTCCTGGGCATCATCGCCGCGTTCATCATGATGTCCGGCGGCACCCAGGCCTTCTCGGACTGGGCGGTGCGACGGATCCGGACCCGGCGCGGGGCCAAGGTGCTCCCGGCGGTCCTGGGCGTCGTCATGTTCATCGACGACTACTTCAACGCCCTCGCGGTGGGTCAGGTCTCGCGTCCGGTCACCGACAAGCACCACGTCTCGCGAGCCAAGCTGGCCTACATCGTCGACTCGACCTCGGCCCCCGTCGCGGTCCTCGCGCCGTTCTCCAGCTGGGGCGCCACGATCATCGGAATCATGGCCCCGCTGCTCGCGGCCTCCACGCTGACGCACAGCCACGTGATGGCCTTCCTCGGCGCGGCCGCGATGAACTACTACGCGATCGTGGCGGTGCTCATGGTGTGGGCGACGGTGCTGCTGCACATCGAGATCGGCCCGATGCGCGTCGAGGAGCGTCGCGCGATTGCCGAGGGCCGCACCTACAACCCGAAGGAGACCATCCCCGGGGAGCTGTCCGAGAACCTGCCGGTGCATCACCCGGGCGCCAAGCGGGCGCTGGTCATCCCGTTCGCGCTGCTCGTCGCGGGGGTGATCGGCGGGATCGTCTGGACCGGGTGGCGGGAGTCCGGGACCCTGGAGGTGCTGGAGATCCTGGCTGACACCGACGTGAGCACCGCGCTGCTGTGGGGCGGCGGGCTCGGGCTCGTCGCGGCGCTCTACTACTACCTGCGCTACACCGGCGCCGACCCCCGCTTCAGCCTTGGCACCCTGAGCCAGGGCTTCTGGGAGGGCATCAAGTCGATGCTCCCGGCGGTCTCCATCCTGCTGCTCGCCTGGATGCTCGGTGACCTGATCGACCAGCTCGGCACCGGTAAGTATCTCGGCAGCCTGGTCGAGGCCGCCGCGATCGGGCCCACCTGGCTCATCCCCCTCATGTTCCTCATCGCCGGCGCGATGGCCTTCTCCACCGGGACCTCCTGGGGTTCGTTCGGCCTGCTGCTGCCGATCGCCGGCCAGATCATGGCCAACGTGCAGGGTGGCGACGAGCTGCTGCTGGCCTCGTTCGGCGCGGTGCTGGCCGGAGCGGTCCTCGGCGACCACTGCTCACCGATCAGCGACACCACGATCCTGTCCAGCACCGGCTCCGGCGCCAACGTCATCACCCACGTCACCACCCAGCTGCCGTACGCCCTGGTCAGTGGCGCCATGGCCCTCCTCGGGTATGTCGTGTACGCCCTGACCGGCCACGGCGTCCTCGGGCTGCTCACCTCCATCGCCGGGCTCGCCGCCTTCGCCGTCATCGCCAAGGTCACCATGACTCCGCTGGAGCATGAGATCCCCGAGGATGAGCGGGCCGCGCACACCTAG
- a CDS encoding DoxX family protein codes for MSERTASPRSTSPRSTDRGVDARDGHVTMQTDLVRSSFARGALAFLRIVVGWIFLWAFFDKLFGLGYSTPGERAWINGGSPTFGFLDNAGGVFGGIFQSMAGAAPFFDWIFMAGLLGIGMAMITGAGVKIAAIAGTALVFMMYLASFPFGQEGQSNPITTSHWLEAAAMITVAATRAGDTLGLGKWWSRIVGDSWLR; via the coding sequence ATGAGCGAGCGAACCGCTTCCCCCCGTTCGACTTCCCCCCGTTCGACCGACCGGGGTGTGGACGCCCGGGACGGACATGTGACCATGCAGACCGACCTCGTGCGCAGCTCCTTCGCCCGCGGGGCGTTGGCCTTCCTGCGCATCGTCGTCGGCTGGATCTTCCTCTGGGCGTTCTTCGACAAGCTCTTCGGCCTGGGTTACTCCACGCCGGGGGAGCGCGCATGGATCAACGGTGGCAGCCCAACCTTCGGCTTCCTGGACAACGCTGGCGGCGTCTTCGGTGGCATCTTCCAGTCGATGGCCGGTGCAGCGCCCTTCTTCGACTGGATCTTCATGGCCGGTCTGCTGGGCATCGGCATGGCGATGATCACCGGCGCGGGCGTCAAGATCGCCGCCATCGCCGGGACCGCGCTGGTGTTCATGATGTACCTGGCGAGCTTCCCCTTCGGCCAGGAGGGTCAGAGCAACCCGATCACCACGTCCCACTGGCTGGAGGCCGCTGCGATGATCACCGTGGCCGCCACCCGTGCCGGGGACACCCTCGGCCTGGGCAAGTGGTGGAGTCGCATCGTCGGCGACAGCTGGCTGCGCTGA
- a CDS encoding inositol monophosphatase family protein: MAIDTQSMLTLLQEVAAEVIDPRFRALEEGQISSKSHPQDLVTVADQEAEVLITRALRAAYPQALVLGEEASAQDPGLLAAFRSAAADHAFTVDPVDGTRNFVHGSADHAVMVGEVRGGLAVRTWIWQPQHGVAYVAERGAGAWRDDRRLPQLEVEADPVGWRVRTSDPRQVGRALGPTPPMKLTWISCGIDYPKLAEGVCDAVVYRGTRPWDHVPGSLILAEVGGAVGDTRGHAYSPVREHPDLIAAASPTVLDVLSAAG, from the coding sequence GTGGCTATCGACACGCAGAGCATGCTGACCCTGCTGCAGGAGGTGGCCGCCGAGGTCATCGACCCGCGGTTTCGTGCGCTGGAGGAGGGCCAGATCTCCAGCAAGTCTCACCCCCAAGACCTGGTGACGGTGGCCGACCAGGAGGCCGAGGTGCTCATCACCCGGGCGTTGCGCGCGGCCTACCCGCAGGCGCTGGTGCTGGGGGAGGAGGCGTCCGCGCAGGACCCCGGGCTGCTGGCCGCCTTCCGGAGCGCTGCCGCCGATCACGCCTTCACCGTCGACCCGGTCGACGGCACCCGCAACTTTGTGCACGGCTCGGCCGACCATGCCGTCATGGTGGGCGAGGTGCGCGGCGGACTGGCAGTCCGCACCTGGATCTGGCAGCCGCAGCACGGCGTGGCGTATGTGGCCGAGCGGGGGGCAGGGGCGTGGCGCGACGACCGGCGGCTGCCGCAGCTGGAGGTGGAGGCGGATCCGGTGGGATGGCGCGTGCGAACCTCCGACCCGCGCCAGGTCGGACGCGCGCTGGGTCCTACCCCGCCGATGAAGCTGACCTGGATCAGCTGCGGTATCGACTACCCCAAGCTGGCCGAGGGCGTCTGCGACGCCGTGGTCTACCGCGGCACCCGGCCCTGGGACCACGTGCCCGGCTCTCTCATCCTGGCCGAGGTGGGTGGGGCCGTCGGCGACACCCGTGGCCACGCGTACTCCCCCGTGCGCGAGCACCCCGACCTGATCGCCGCCGCCTCACCGACCGTGCTGGACGTCCTGAGCGCGGCCGGCTGA
- a CDS encoding DUF2304 domain-containing protein, with the protein MLDQPLIKVLLLLAIVGITVMLTRSTAGARHQAVRRLMLAGFLVVAVLAIIFPGLLTRIAQVLGVGRGADLLLYGLVVFFFGYVAAAYRRSRQTDLQITTLARELALREALDRRRPAPDQDSR; encoded by the coding sequence ATGCTGGACCAGCCGCTGATCAAGGTGCTGCTGTTGCTCGCGATCGTGGGCATCACGGTGATGCTCACCCGCTCCACCGCCGGGGCGCGGCACCAGGCCGTCCGTCGACTCATGCTGGCCGGCTTCCTGGTGGTGGCCGTCCTGGCGATCATCTTCCCTGGCCTGCTGACCCGGATCGCCCAGGTCCTTGGGGTGGGACGCGGCGCGGACCTGCTCCTCTACGGCCTGGTGGTGTTCTTCTTCGGGTATGTGGCGGCCGCCTACCGCCGTAGCCGCCAGACGGACCTGCAGATCACCACGCTGGCGCGCGAACTGGCCCTGCGCGAGGCGCTGGACCGGCGACGACCTGCGCCCGATCAGGACAGCAGGTAG
- a CDS encoding glycosyltransferase family 2 protein → MSLTPPIEDAWLVIPVFEEEQVLAGVLHEALEVFPHIVVVDDASADRSAQIAREVGVTVVRHPINLGQGAALQTGIDYVLRATEPTQAAYLVTFDADGQHRVQDAAAMVAKAREGHLGAVFGSRFLDDRTRPGLLKKIVLKAAVWLTNQQTGMKLSDAHNGLRVLRRDAALALDLRQNRMAHATEIVLQLGRTGLPWAEHPVHVLYTDYSRSKGQSLINSVNILVDSILK, encoded by the coding sequence ATGAGCCTAACGCCCCCCATCGAGGATGCCTGGCTGGTCATCCCCGTCTTCGAGGAGGAGCAGGTGCTCGCGGGCGTGCTGCACGAGGCGCTGGAGGTCTTCCCGCACATCGTGGTCGTCGACGACGCCTCCGCTGACCGCTCGGCGCAGATCGCGCGAGAGGTCGGGGTCACGGTGGTCCGCCACCCGATCAACCTGGGCCAGGGGGCGGCCCTGCAGACCGGCATCGACTACGTGCTGCGGGCGACCGAACCGACGCAGGCGGCCTACCTGGTCACCTTCGACGCGGACGGCCAGCACCGGGTGCAGGACGCAGCCGCGATGGTGGCCAAGGCGCGCGAGGGGCACCTTGGCGCGGTCTTCGGCTCCCGCTTCCTCGACGACCGGACCCGCCCGGGCCTGCTGAAGAAGATCGTGCTCAAGGCCGCGGTCTGGCTGACGAACCAGCAGACCGGGATGAAGCTGAGCGACGCCCACAACGGCCTGCGGGTGCTGCGCCGGGACGCCGCCCTGGCCCTGGACCTGCGGCAGAACCGGATGGCGCACGCCACCGAGATCGTGCTGCAGCTCGGCCGCACCGGTCTGCCCTGGGCCGAGCACCCGGTGCACGTGCTTTACACCGACTACAGCAGGTCCAAGGGCCAGTCGCTCATTAACTCCGTCAACATCCTGGTCGACTCGATCCTGAAGTGA
- a CDS encoding acyltransferase, with translation MHSPASRIVDSADVSPDAQIGDGSSVWHLAQVREGAVVGAGCVIGRGAYIGTGVQLGDHCKVQNYALVYEPARLGRGVFIGPAAVLTNDTFPRAVNADGTLKSADDWQPVGVTIGDGASIGARAVCVAPVTIGEWATVAAGAVVTKDVPAHALVAGVPARRIAWVGHAGRPLDATGTPGEWRCPADGATYRERNGSLARVDEETGR, from the coding sequence GTGCATTCTCCCGCATCCCGCATTGTCGACTCCGCAGACGTCTCGCCCGACGCCCAGATCGGCGACGGCAGCTCAGTCTGGCACCTCGCCCAGGTCCGTGAGGGCGCCGTCGTGGGCGCCGGGTGCGTCATCGGCCGCGGCGCCTACATCGGCACCGGTGTCCAGCTCGGTGACCACTGCAAGGTGCAGAACTACGCGCTGGTCTACGAACCGGCGCGGCTGGGCCGGGGCGTGTTCATCGGCCCGGCGGCCGTGCTGACCAACGACACCTTCCCCCGGGCGGTGAACGCCGACGGCACGCTCAAGAGCGCCGACGACTGGCAGCCGGTCGGGGTGACCATCGGGGACGGCGCCTCGATCGGGGCCCGGGCGGTCTGCGTCGCCCCGGTGACGATCGGCGAGTGGGCCACCGTCGCCGCCGGCGCCGTCGTCACCAAGGACGTGCCTGCCCACGCCCTGGTCGCTGGCGTGCCCGCACGCCGGATCGCCTGGGTCGGACACGCCGGCCGTCCCCTCGACGCGACCGGCACGCCGGGCGAGTGGCGCTGCCCGGCCGACGGCGCCACCTACCGCGAGCGCAACGGGTCGCTGGCCCGGGTGGACGAGGAGACCGGGCGATGA
- a CDS encoding DegT/DnrJ/EryC1/StrS family aminotransferase, which yields MSELSMIPAARPVIGEEERVAVDRVLRSGMVAQGPEVAAFEVEFAAELVGGRTCVAVNSGTSGLHLGLLAAGVGPGDEVIVPSFTFAATANSVALTGATPVFADISADTFNLDPVSVAAAVSERTVAVMPVHLYGHPADMDGLAQVAQEHGLAVFEDAAQAHGATCGGRPVGSFGAFGMFSLYPTKNMTSGEGGMVSCADEEIARGVRLLRNQGMEAQYANEVVGLNNRMTDIHAAIGRVQLGKVGAWTAQRRANAAFLDEHLGQVAGVVTPAVREGCTHVYHQYTIRVDGASGAQRDEVVAALRAEHKVGCGVYYPTPNHELVSLARFAPAWELPVTARAAAEVISLPVHPSLSEGDLERVVEAVAAVVGAGA from the coding sequence ATGAGTGAGCTGTCGATGATTCCTGCTGCGAGGCCTGTGATTGGTGAGGAGGAGCGGGTGGCGGTGGATCGGGTGTTGCGTTCGGGGATGGTGGCGCAGGGGCCGGAGGTGGCGGCGTTTGAGGTGGAGTTCGCGGCCGAGTTGGTGGGTGGGCGGACGTGTGTGGCGGTGAACTCGGGGACCTCGGGGTTGCATTTGGGGTTGTTGGCGGCGGGGGTGGGGCCGGGGGATGAGGTGATTGTGCCGTCCTTCACGTTCGCGGCGACGGCGAACTCGGTGGCGTTGACGGGCGCGACGCCGGTGTTTGCGGATATCAGTGCGGACACGTTCAACCTGGATCCGGTGTCGGTGGCTGCGGCGGTGAGTGAGCGGACGGTGGCGGTGATGCCGGTGCACCTGTATGGGCATCCGGCGGACATGGATGGCCTGGCGCAGGTGGCGCAGGAGCATGGTCTGGCGGTGTTTGAGGACGCGGCGCAGGCGCATGGTGCGACGTGTGGTGGGCGTCCGGTGGGTAGTTTTGGTGCGTTTGGGATGTTCAGCTTGTATCCGACGAAGAACATGACCTCGGGTGAGGGTGGGATGGTCTCGTGCGCGGATGAGGAGATCGCGCGGGGGGTGCGGTTGTTGCGTAACCAGGGGATGGAGGCGCAGTACGCGAACGAGGTGGTGGGGTTGAACAATCGGATGACGGATATTCATGCGGCGATCGGGCGGGTGCAGCTGGGCAAGGTGGGGGCGTGGACGGCGCAGCGGCGGGCGAACGCGGCGTTCTTGGATGAGCACCTGGGCCAGGTGGCGGGGGTGGTGACGCCGGCGGTGCGGGAAGGGTGCACGCACGTGTATCACCAGTACACGATCCGGGTTGATGGTGCCTCGGGTGCGCAGCGGGATGAGGTGGTGGCTGCGTTGCGGGCCGAGCACAAGGTGGGGTGTGGGGTGTACTACCCGACGCCGAACCATGAGCTGGTGTCGTTGGCGCGGTTCGCGCCGGCTTGGGAGTTGCCGGTCACGGCGCGGGCGGCGGCTGAGGTGATCAGCCTGCCGGTGCATCCCTCGTTGAGCGAGGGTGACCTTGAGCGGGTCGTGGAGGCTGTGGCTGCTGTGGTGGGGGCGGGCGCGTGA
- a CDS encoding Gfo/Idh/MocA family protein yields MGLIGLGSMGRHHARVIREVEGMELVAVADPVGDRHGVAGGLEVLADVEALIGAGIDAAMVAVPTYLHEEVALALAGAGVHALVEKPIAATAESGERVAAAFAAAGLLGAVGYVERCNPALLEMRARIEGGELGEVFQITTSRQGPFPSRIADVGVVKDLATHDVDLTAWIAQSRYAMVAGQIAHRTGREHEDMVVVTGRLENEIIVSHTVNWLSPRKVRETVATGEKGAFIANTLTGDLTFVANGDVRSEWERSSHFRGVSEGDSIRYALARREPLRVEQENFRDALWGRPAQIVSMEEGVHTLHVVEAILESAAAGRTIAL; encoded by the coding sequence ATGGGGCTGATCGGGTTGGGGTCGATGGGTCGGCATCATGCGCGGGTGATCCGTGAGGTGGAGGGGATGGAGTTGGTGGCGGTGGCTGACCCGGTGGGGGATCGGCATGGGGTGGCTGGGGGGTTGGAGGTGTTGGCGGATGTGGAGGCGTTGATCGGGGCGGGGATTGATGCGGCGATGGTGGCGGTGCCGACGTATCTGCATGAGGAGGTGGCGTTGGCGTTGGCGGGTGCGGGGGTGCACGCGTTGGTGGAGAAGCCGATCGCGGCGACGGCTGAGTCGGGTGAGCGGGTGGCGGCGGCGTTCGCGGCGGCGGGGTTGTTGGGGGCGGTGGGGTATGTGGAGCGGTGCAACCCGGCGTTGTTGGAGATGCGGGCCCGGATCGAGGGTGGTGAGTTGGGGGAGGTGTTCCAGATCACGACCTCGCGGCAGGGGCCGTTCCCCTCGCGGATCGCGGACGTGGGGGTGGTCAAGGACCTGGCTACGCATGATGTGGATCTGACGGCGTGGATCGCGCAGTCGCGGTATGCGATGGTCGCTGGGCAGATCGCGCACCGTACGGGCCGGGAGCATGAGGACATGGTGGTGGTGACCGGGCGGTTGGAGAACGAGATCATCGTCTCGCACACGGTGAACTGGCTCTCGCCGCGTAAGGTCCGTGAGACGGTCGCGACGGGGGAGAAGGGCGCGTTCATCGCGAACACGCTCACCGGGGACCTGACGTTCGTGGCCAACGGGGACGTGCGCAGTGAGTGGGAGCGTTCTAGCCACTTCCGGGGCGTGTCCGAGGGTGACTCGATCCGCTACGCCCTGGCCCGGCGTGAGCCGTTGCGGGTGGAGCAGGAGAACTTCCGCGACGCCCTGTGGGGACGCCCGGCCCAGATCGTCTCAATGGAGGAAGGCGTACACACCCTGCACGTCGTCGAAGCCATCCTCGAGTCCGCCGCGGCTGGGCGCACCATCGCCCTGTGA
- a CDS encoding glycosyltransferase: MRGARRRRVVLATRIFAPEAAAATFRLGALVRALAGHAEVRVLTTMAPPHLRGPQTQDDGPVRVSRWPVLRDATGYVRGYLPYLSFDLPLALRLLTGPRPDVVVVEPPPTTGAVTRTALALRALPGRLAGHPRIPYVYYAADVWSDATASMGAPAIVVAAMRAVESYALRGARDVIAVSDGVADRVRSLLGGTTRVGVSVVPNGIDTDVFTSDGERHPQAPETPYLVYAGTASEWQGAEVFAEAMREVVAAEPTARLVFLGQGSSWPLLQRLRAELPDGAIELRPLVPPAEAAAWLRGAAVALVSVRPGVGYDFAYPTKVIAALATGAPVVFAGPGPAAADVRAYGLGDAVDHDVPAVAAAMLAAVRSAAPGAGRWSLRERERRVAWVRQHRSLSATGEAAAAVVLDAAAEPGSPLPKLPEVVHRPRPLAHG; this comes from the coding sequence GTGAGGGGCGCGCGCCGCCGTCGCGTCGTGCTGGCGACCCGGATCTTCGCTCCCGAGGCTGCGGCCGCTACCTTCCGGCTGGGGGCGCTGGTCCGCGCGCTGGCCGGGCACGCGGAGGTTCGGGTGCTGACCACCATGGCGCCACCGCACCTGCGGGGACCGCAGACGCAGGACGACGGCCCGGTGCGCGTGTCCCGGTGGCCGGTGCTGCGGGACGCGACCGGCTACGTGCGTGGCTACCTGCCCTACCTCTCCTTCGACCTGCCTCTGGCCCTGCGGCTGCTCACCGGGCCGCGCCCCGACGTTGTCGTGGTCGAGCCGCCGCCGACGACCGGCGCGGTGACCCGGACCGCGCTGGCCCTGCGTGCCCTCCCGGGGCGGCTCGCCGGTCATCCGCGGATCCCCTATGTCTACTACGCCGCCGACGTCTGGTCCGACGCCACCGCTTCGATGGGTGCGCCGGCCATCGTGGTGGCGGCGATGCGCGCGGTCGAGAGCTACGCCCTGCGCGGCGCCAGGGACGTCATCGCGGTCTCCGACGGGGTTGCCGACCGCGTCCGGTCCCTGCTCGGGGGCACCACTCGGGTCGGGGTCAGCGTGGTCCCCAACGGGATCGATACCGATGTCTTCACCTCCGACGGGGAGCGGCACCCGCAGGCCCCAGAGACGCCATACCTGGTGTATGCGGGCACCGCCTCGGAGTGGCAGGGCGCCGAGGTCTTCGCCGAAGCGATGCGCGAGGTGGTGGCGGCCGAGCCCACAGCCCGGTTGGTCTTCCTGGGCCAGGGTTCGAGCTGGCCCCTGCTCCAGCGGTTGCGTGCCGAGCTGCCGGACGGCGCGATCGAGCTGCGGCCGCTCGTGCCGCCGGCCGAGGCCGCCGCGTGGCTGCGGGGAGCTGCTGTGGCCCTGGTCAGCGTCCGGCCGGGGGTCGGCTACGACTTCGCCTACCCGACCAAGGTCATCGCCGCGCTGGCCACCGGTGCCCCGGTTGTTTTCGCCGGTCCCGGCCCGGCGGCCGCCGACGTGCGGGCATACGGGCTGGGGGACGCGGTGGACCACGACGTCCCGGCGGTGGCGGCGGCGATGCTGGCGGCCGTGCGGAGCGCGGCGCCGGGGGCCGGTCGCTGGTCGCTGCGGGAGCGGGAGCGGCGTGTCGCCTGGGTGCGGCAGCACCGCAGCCTCAGCGCGACCGGTGAGGCCGCCGCGGCCGTGGTGCTGGACGCAGCCGCTGAACCCGGGTCACCGCTCCCAAAGTTGCCAGAAGTGGTGCACCGGCCCCGGCCCCTGGCCCACGGATAG
- the thiD gene encoding bifunctional hydroxymethylpyrimidine kinase/phosphomethylpyrimidine kinase, translated as MSTEPGRVPNVLSVAGSDPSGGAGIQADLKTFGALGAHGCAVLTALTAQSTQGVTGVHAVPPRFIREQVETLVADVTLAAVKVGMLGSADVVRAVHELAQEGLLPNLVLDPVMVSTAGSRLLDEDAVEELRALASHADLITPNLPEAAVLLGRDPQDMAEGPAQMMDEARALLDLGCPRVLLKGGHASGEHVLDLLVDTLGAHELGGPRVATPHTHGTGCSLSSAITALRPRRDSWLEAVTDARSWLVGALEHGHELSVGQGPGPVHHFWQLWER; from the coding sequence GTGAGCACCGAGCCGGGCCGCGTGCCCAACGTCCTGTCCGTCGCCGGGTCCGACCCCTCCGGCGGGGCCGGCATCCAGGCCGACCTGAAGACCTTCGGCGCCCTAGGTGCCCACGGCTGCGCCGTCCTGACCGCGCTCACCGCCCAGAGCACCCAGGGCGTGACCGGCGTGCACGCCGTGCCCCCACGGTTCATCCGGGAGCAGGTCGAGACACTGGTCGCCGACGTCACGCTCGCAGCGGTCAAGGTCGGGATGCTCGGCAGCGCCGACGTGGTCCGGGCCGTGCACGAGCTGGCGCAGGAGGGCCTCCTGCCCAACCTGGTCCTCGACCCCGTCATGGTCTCCACCGCCGGGTCCCGGTTGCTGGACGAGGACGCCGTGGAGGAGCTCCGCGCACTGGCCAGCCACGCCGACCTCATCACGCCCAACCTGCCCGAGGCCGCCGTGCTCCTGGGACGGGACCCGCAGGACATGGCCGAGGGCCCGGCCCAGATGATGGACGAGGCCCGCGCACTCCTGGACCTGGGCTGCCCGCGGGTGTTGCTCAAGGGAGGCCACGCCTCGGGCGAGCACGTCCTGGACCTGCTGGTCGACACCCTCGGGGCCCACGAGCTGGGCGGGCCGCGGGTCGCGACCCCGCACACCCACGGGACAGGGTGCTCGTTGTCCTCCGCCATCACCGCCCTGCGGCCGCGTCGGGACAGCTGGCTGGAGGCCGTCACCGACGCCCGCTCCTGGCTCGTCGGTGCCCTAGAGCACGGCCACGAGCTATCCGTGGGCCAGGGGCCGGGGCCGGTGCACCACTTCTGGCAACTTTGGGAGCGGTGA